The Cryptomeria japonica chromosome 2, Sugi_1.0, whole genome shotgun sequence region tagaatcctcattggtaccaatgttaatttACTCATACTCCCAAGAGCTTTGAACTATAGGAGCTTCCTTATCTCTTTGCTTAACATATCCATCTTTCCTATCGAAAAGAcattcaagagaaactaaaccctttggaATTTTATTCCCTTTTAACTAAAACATCCCATCATGTACTTCTTCTAGTGTAtcgggagaaaactctttacaacttgTCTCTGAAccctcataaaacaaggatgtaaaaataTCGGCACATTGCAGAAAGTTCTGaatctatttatcattttcaaactcCTGCTAGGATTCAGAATTATCTAGTACACTAGGTTTATAAACTAGTTCAACCCTGTAAGTGTCGATTGTGAAAACTGGGTGTGGAACCAGTAAGGCTGCAGATTCCACCAAAGAATCTTCCTTCGAATTAAACTCCCTAGGAATGGCTTCAATTGAAAAAACATCGAAGGCTTCAATCTCATCCCTAACACGATTCCTATAGtgtctcaatctctcattttttacCACAAATAAGCCCCTCACCTGCTTAACAATAAGTTCTGCATCACCTCTCaccttcaacattttgatttgcaacCTCTTTGCTTCAGCCAGTCCTAATAGCAAGGCCTCATATTCGGCCATATTATTCATGTTTTGGAATTCCAACTTGAAAGAATAAGGAATGACCTTTCCATGGGGAGGTATCAAAATGACCCCAGCCCCTAACCCAGAAGAcaaacaactcccatcaaattccatagaccaaagTTCATTAGACCTACCTGCATCCAATAACATACTCTCATCCTGAGGTTTAGCCGATATCATGTAATtgccaaagccacaatcttgatacaaaatttgagctttcggATCATCTGAGGGAAAGACTGTGTACTTAGCCTTCGTTTCAGGGTGCAAAAGGACTCTCTATTTTCCAACTGTGATCAccgcttgagaccaatccatcctaatttcccctcccatgtctttacaaaaagtgtgactcaacaacataccatagctagcaagaatgtcagccactaggattgtcaacttgattcttTTGGCAGGATGTGCTACTAAGGCAGCCTGCGCATCTTTAATTTGCCCTAATAAAGGAACCTCCTTGGAatccatggagtaacatttgccaaaggtctttgttagggttaaacctaaagcttttgaTACAGCTGAAGGCATGACATTATCAGATGCTCCCgaatcaattatgcaattactcaacTTATGCCCCTTAATATATAGGCACGGATAGAAAGGTTCTGGTTTATTTTCAAAGTTGGGTTCGAGCAAATCATCTTGTAGAGGAACAATCCCTAATGAGCCCACAGGAGTTACTAGAGCGGGACTAACATTAGCATGTGCTGGAGAATCAATACTCATGGGCAtctgggtttcacttgctaaggccCCCTTGGACAAATTCAACCAATCTATCTAGTTATTTTTGGTTTAATTTCAAATATTCAGCCAAAGAAATATGAACACAAGATGTCTTGcaaaactcaatgatatcaaaagggttagtaaaAGAATCAGAACTTGAAGGAGAAACTCCTAGAACCATTTTTGACATACCTCCATGACGAGTcaagatttcttttcctttctcagtaCTGTGTACGggtgttacaacatcttgagatttcaaattctattgagttcttgtaagaattgcgtatgaggaatcttccaaagagaccaacatgtttcctcccctttctaagtaggagacatattccatataatgaattttagAGTTGCCAAACATACTGTGGAAACCTCCTTCATCCGCTTCTAAGATTttttctcctttactgatcatttgtgaaaaatgaaccatctctggacacgaagaaccatcatgttcatcagttaaatgaaacacacaagaatttACCTTGAGGGGTGGTGCTTCAATATCAAGTCTTTGCTGAACAGGGGataattgtaattgtcttcctccacctcctccctgttgattaggatatctcctaggaacatcttgatat contains the following coding sequences:
- the LOC131867183 gene encoding uncharacterized protein LOC131867183 gives rise to the protein MISAKPQDESMLLDAGRSNELWSMEFDGSCLSSGLGAGVILIPPHGKVIPYSFKLEFQNMNNMAEYEALLLGLAEAKRLQIKMLKVRGDAELIVKQVRGLFVVKNERLRHYRNRVRDEIEAFDVFSIEAIPREFNSKEDSLVESAALLVPHPVFTIDTYRVELVYKPSVLDNSES